The Mycoplasmopsis caviae sequence AAAAGGTTTTGGATAGCCTACAAAAATTAGATTTGCATTTGGATTGATTTTTTTAATATGATTAATTATTTTAATTTCTTCATTTTTAATGTCTTGTAGAATTTCATCCTTAACTCTTACAATTTGGTCCATTAAGAAATTGAAGCCTAAGCCTTTTTTAAAGCCCTTTACGATTGTTTGAGGTAAATTAGATCTAACTAATTTCATGAATAGTAGAATAAAGAAATCAATTCCACCTAAGCTTATTGTTATAAGATTAGACTCATTAATTTTTTTAACTAAATTTTGATAATATGACTCTAAATCTGCATCAAAAAAGTAATGCATCTTTATTTTACGAAGAGGATCTAGTTGATCATATTTGTGTTCAAACAAGTAGTTTCAGTCTCAAAATGTACAACCACTGATTGCATAATTATAAAAACTTTCGAAACGTTCTTTAAATGTATCTAATAAAAATCAAGATAAATAAGTTGAATAAGAAATGCCTGATAATTCTCCATTTTCAAACTTTCCTGGGTAGTCTTTGTCTAAACTACCATCTCAACCAGCACTTACCGAGTCACCAAGTGTCAAAAGCTTAATATTTTCATCAAGTTTAATTATTTTTTGACTAACAACTTTTGTCTTTTTTGACTTTAATTTTTTAGTTTCTTTTTTTGTATATTGTTTTTTATATTCTAGTGTTAAATCCCTTAGTTTATGACCAAAACGTCTTAAAATTTCATAAATAATTTTCATAATAGGAAAATTATAATAATTTAATTTAAAAATTAAAAAAATATTGTACAAAGTAGGCAAATTTCGATATCAATTTAGAATTATTAAACCTGATTTTTTACAAAATTAAAAGCAAAAATAAAACTCAAATTAAATATACAATTTAGCTGCCTTTTACTTTCATAATTAAATTTAATTACTATAATTAAATTATGAAAAAATATGTCAATTTATACAACACAACTGAGTACACTTTTCTAGATTCACTTATTAAAGTTGATGATCTTGTTAGGGCATCAAAAGAAAAAAATCTACCCGCTGTAGTTTTAAGTGACCACAACAATTTGTTTGGCCTTGGTGCCTTTATGGAAGCTTGCTTAAAATATGATATTAAAGGCATTATTGGTGTTGACTTAGATGTGCAGGAGTATCGATTTATAATTTTGGCTAAAAATTATGTTGGTTTTCAAAAGATAAACCAACTAATTTATAAAAAGAGCAAAGGTGAAATTATTGAAATTAGTGAGCTTTGAAATCCTAATTTAATTGTCCTTGATCATCCAAGATATGGTTACTATGCACAAACGCAAGATAATAAATTTTTAAAGGCTAAAAATTATTATATTAATTCATCCGATGCATCATTGCCTAATTCAATATTAATTAAAGAAAATAAACTTTTTAACTCTGATGATAATGAAACACTAAATTACTTGCAAAAGTTAGCTAATTTAGAAGAAACAAAGCATTATTCAAACTACTTTGATGATGTTAGTGTTGATGAGATTATAATTGAACGTATTTATAAAATAATTGATGAGTGTAACGTTGTTTTCCCTAAAAAAGAACTTCATCTTGCACCATATTTGAATAACGATGAACAAACTAATGAAGAATTGTTTGTTTCACTTCTAAAACAAGGAAGCAAGCGTCTTGCAAGTGAGTTAAGTTACTATCCACAATGAAACAAGCGTCTTGAATACGAATTTAATGTTATCAAAAAATTGGGCTATATAAACTACTTTTTAATTATTCAAGATTTAATTAATTGAGCTAAGTCTCAAAAGATTGCAATAGGACCTGGTCGTGGTAGTGCGTCTGGTTCACTTGTTTCATATTTGCTTAATATAACAGAAATTAATCCGCTAAAATATAACCTTCTTTTTGAAAGATTCCTTAATCCAGAAAGAGTTAGTTGACCTGATATTGATATTGATATCCAAGATGATCGAAGACAAGAAGTTTTTGATTATTTAAGAAATAAATATGGTAGTGACAAAGTGGCCCTTATTTCTACTTTTCAAACTATTGGTGCTAAAATGGCTATTAGAGATATGGGCCGTGTAATGGGTATTAGTTTAATTGACATTAATCGTATTAGCAAAACAATTAAGAGCGATAATTTAAGTGATGCATATCAGAATGATTTAGATTTTAAAATTGAGATGGATAACTATCCAGAACTATATAAGCATGCACTAAGGATCGAAGGTTTGCCACGACAACAAAGTTTTCATGCGGCAGGTTTTATTATTGCAGATGATAAACTTTATAATTATGTGCCACTTTGTCAAAGCAATTTAGAGAACTTTCAACAAGTTCAAGTTCCAATGAATTATATTGAGAGCTTCGGCTTACTTAAAATTGACTTACTTGGACTAAGAACATTAAGCGAAATACAACTAATTGAAAAAAGTTTAGAAGAAGAGCAAAAATTTGACAATCTTGTTAAAAAAGATCCACAGGTTTTAAATGATCCTAGTACTATGATGATGCTCAATTCAGGTTTTACTGAAGGTATATTTCAATTAGAATCTCCTGGGATGAAGAAAACAATTCAGAAAGTGATGCTTAATTCATTTGATGATCTTTATGCTATTATTTCGCTATTTAGACCAGGGCCAATGGAATTTATTACTACATATGCCGAAAATAAAAAGAGCAATAATTTAGTAAGAAAAATTCACCCTGAATATGACAAAATTGTAGCAAGTACTCATGGTATTATTGTTTATCAAGAACAAATTATGCAAATAGCTCAAAGTATCGGTGGAATGAGTTTTTCTCAAGCTGACTTATTACGTAAGGCAATTAGCAAAAAGAACCAAGACGAAATTAAAAAATACCGAGGTATATTTTTCGAAAATGCCTATAAAACAGGCATTAGCGAAAAAATTATTAATACAATTTATAATAATATTGAAAAGTTTGGTTTATATGGCTTTAATAAATCTCATGCTGTTAGTTATGCATATTTAACTATGAAAATGTCATATTATAAAACACGTTATACACACTTATTTTATAGTTCGCTAATAACAAATGCGGCTGGTGCTCAGGCAACTATCAATAAATATGTAAATGAGATCAAAAAGTTAACTTTTCCAGTGTATTCACCTAACATTTTGTACTCAAGTAATAAATGTGAGATTAGAAAAGAAGTAATTTATTTGCCTTTTGAGATGATTAAAGGTTTTGGTGCTGAAGGTGT is a genomic window containing:
- the dnaE gene encoding DNA polymerase III subunit alpha — protein: MKKYVNLYNTTEYTFLDSLIKVDDLVRASKEKNLPAVVLSDHNNLFGLGAFMEACLKYDIKGIIGVDLDVQEYRFIILAKNYVGFQKINQLIYKKSKGEIIEISELWNPNLIVLDHPRYGYYAQTQDNKFLKAKNYYINSSDASLPNSILIKENKLFNSDDNETLNYLQKLANLEETKHYSNYFDDVSVDEIIIERIYKIIDECNVVFPKKELHLAPYLNNDEQTNEELFVSLLKQGSKRLASELSYYPQWNKRLEYEFNVIKKLGYINYFLIIQDLINWAKSQKIAIGPGRGSASGSLVSYLLNITEINPLKYNLLFERFLNPERVSWPDIDIDIQDDRRQEVFDYLRNKYGSDKVALISTFQTIGAKMAIRDMGRVMGISLIDINRISKTIKSDNLSDAYQNDLDFKIEMDNYPELYKHALRIEGLPRQQSFHAAGFIIADDKLYNYVPLCQSNLENFQQVQVPMNYIESFGLLKIDLLGLRTLSEIQLIEKSLEEEQKFDNLVKKDPQVLNDPSTMMMLNSGFTEGIFQLESPGMKKTIQKVMLNSFDDLYAIISLFRPGPMEFITTYAENKKSNNLVRKIHPEYDKIVASTHGIIVYQEQIMQIAQSIGGMSFSQADLLRKAISKKNQDEIKKYRGIFFENAYKTGISEKIINTIYNNIEKFGLYGFNKSHAVSYAYLTMKMSYYKTRYTHLFYSSLITNAAGAQATINKYVNEIKKLTFPVYSPNILYSSNKCEIRKEVIYLPFEMIKGFGAEGVNKIMADLEQNGPYKNNLIDTMLRLRFAGIKDSAMETLIKANVFRDFGHTKHILQCDGQIKDIFKVLSSHSTYKEAISDIEKMGYFNITFDEEIKRDIFYEMDNETALLGELYNAYSTSEYEAKYQNKLITITTSTPTKVAVEVADLRKPRGKEFSILELRDSTTKLTFFVSNKTLANNFTLKKGQIIEATISFNRNKHILLGWKGIN